A single Acidaminococcus sp. DNA region contains:
- a CDS encoding 50S ribosome-binding GTPase: protein MKLAKLRSQYLHKLTERFGGRSRRSNPEPEKPQEAEAPQKSLKDILPPPDQYRELAMRFFEAWQKDRQKKIKICLFGQPGAGKSSLVNELTGKKLAKVSEVTDTTQEAQIIETDDVVYVDLPGYNTARFPAHSYFSTFDPLQYDLFLCVFAGKLSDADTDFFNRLTSLGRVCIFVRNKKDGLPRNEEELADAEYAIRNDVFHKVGPQATIVFTSCRKNWGTAETRGIPELQSAIIDHLLPARRDRYVRHIKAYTEQTLLAKRRAADKLVRRYTALAAANGLNPVLGMDATIDEHILRNMYQGIRDAFSLGAWDVPPEGKAPALIRKMAGGVTGERLSKALGLLLRKKAGERAAKLLPVAGAATAMGINAGSMYYIGKQYVRTCYDFADKRLQTEIQWGAHDK from the coding sequence ATGAAATTAGCCAAACTACGTTCGCAATATCTGCATAAATTAACAGAACGATTCGGAGGACGATCCCGCAGGAGTAATCCGGAACCGGAAAAACCACAGGAAGCGGAAGCTCCTCAAAAGAGCCTGAAGGACATCCTTCCGCCGCCTGACCAATATCGGGAACTGGCTATGCGCTTCTTCGAGGCCTGGCAGAAAGACCGGCAGAAAAAAATCAAGATTTGTTTGTTCGGCCAGCCCGGTGCAGGGAAGAGTTCCCTTGTTAATGAACTGACAGGGAAGAAACTGGCGAAGGTCAGTGAAGTAACGGATACGACCCAGGAAGCACAGATCATCGAGACGGATGATGTAGTCTATGTGGATCTGCCGGGATATAATACGGCCCGTTTCCCTGCTCATTCCTATTTTTCGACGTTCGATCCGCTGCAGTACGATTTGTTTCTTTGCGTGTTTGCCGGTAAATTATCCGATGCGGATACGGATTTCTTCAACCGACTGACGAGCCTTGGACGGGTATGTATTTTTGTCCGTAACAAAAAAGACGGACTTCCGCGTAATGAGGAAGAATTGGCGGATGCAGAATATGCAATCCGTAATGACGTGTTCCATAAAGTAGGACCGCAGGCCACTATTGTTTTCACAAGCTGCCGCAAGAACTGGGGTACGGCCGAAACGCGAGGCATACCGGAGCTGCAGAGCGCTATCATAGACCATTTGCTGCCGGCCCGGCGTGACCGCTATGTTCGCCATATCAAGGCCTATACGGAACAGACCCTTTTGGCGAAACGCCGTGCTGCTGATAAGCTGGTGCGCCGTTACACCGCTCTTGCCGCGGCAAATGGACTTAATCCTGTCCTGGGCATGGATGCGACGATTGATGAGCACATTTTGAGAAATATGTACCAGGGCATTCGTGACGCCTTCAGTCTTGGTGCCTGGGATGTACCTCCGGAAGGCAAAGCACCGGCCCTCATCCGTAAAATGGCCGGCGGCGTGACCGGAGAACGGTTGTCCAAGGCGCTGGGCCTGCTGCTCCGCAAAAAGGCCGGCGAGCGGGCTGCCAAATTGCTCCCCGTTGCCGGTGCAGCCACAGCTATGGGCATCAATGCCGGAAGTATGTACTATATAGGCAAACAATATGTCCGGACGTGTTATGACTTTGCGGATAAGCGTCTGCAGACAGAAATCCAGTGGGGTGCGCATGACAAGTGA
- a CDS encoding GTPase domain-containing protein, with amino-acid sequence MTSEIDSLKEKLKTIDEENVTIVLFGQPGSGKSSLINAVCGRKAVETGEETDTTKDAVVVENGDVTFIDLPGYGTAGFPEEAFLEKFQPFQYDLFLCVFSDKLRAADTRLFRLLEAMKKPCIFVRNKIDLIYEEGRTLEESEASIRRDIEFQLGRNDFDLVFVSTRKDDCQGIGHLNDVILSKMDEARREKYILTAEAKTREQLEEKKKAAMGFVRRSSTYSAYNGLNPLMVLDVTVDLMILYQMYTSIRQAFGITPAMIRESKQLSLKDKKLILGGMSREGIRMILKNASRQLVARTFLKVVPVVGQATAAFIGYKLVSKTGRDYVNACYKLAQERLLKALDAKRQ; translated from the coding sequence ATGACAAGTGAAATTGATTCTTTGAAAGAAAAATTGAAAACTATAGATGAGGAGAATGTGACCATCGTTCTGTTCGGCCAGCCGGGCAGTGGTAAATCGAGCCTTATCAATGCTGTCTGCGGACGAAAAGCCGTGGAGACCGGGGAAGAAACGGATACGACGAAGGATGCCGTGGTCGTTGAAAACGGCGACGTGACTTTTATCGATTTGCCCGGATACGGGACAGCTGGTTTTCCGGAAGAGGCGTTTTTGGAGAAATTCCAGCCTTTTCAGTACGACTTGTTCCTCTGCGTCTTTTCCGATAAACTGCGGGCTGCCGATACGCGGCTTTTCAGACTTCTGGAAGCCATGAAAAAGCCATGCATCTTTGTCCGCAACAAGATCGATCTTATCTATGAAGAAGGCAGGACGCTGGAGGAAAGCGAGGCATCCATCCGGCGGGATATTGAATTCCAGCTTGGACGGAACGATTTTGACCTTGTCTTTGTTTCTACACGCAAGGATGACTGCCAGGGTATCGGCCACTTAAATGACGTTATTTTGAGTAAAATGGATGAGGCCCGGCGGGAAAAATATATCCTTACGGCAGAAGCCAAGACGAGGGAACAACTGGAAGAAAAGAAAAAAGCGGCGATGGGCTTTGTCCGCCGCAGTTCCACCTATTCGGCCTATAACGGACTGAATCCGCTGATGGTTCTTGATGTGACGGTGGATCTCATGATTTTGTATCAGATGTATACATCTATCCGGCAGGCTTTCGGCATTACGCCGGCTATGATTCGGGAAAGCAAACAGCTTTCGCTGAAAGATAAAAAACTGATCCTCGGCGGAATGAGCCGCGAAGGAATTCGCATGATCTTAAAAAATGCCAGCCGTCAGCTGGTGGCCCGGACATTTTTAAAAGTCGTACCGGTAGTAGGACAGGCAACGGCTGCCTTTATCGGCTACAAGCTTGTTTCCAAGACGGGCCGTGATTACGTGAATGCTTGTTATAAACTGGCGCAGGAGCGGCTGCTCAAGGCACTGGATGCCAAACGTCAATAA
- a CDS encoding amidohydrolase, with product MSEYLPEAYEEKLKALNKTIWEAAELKFAEKKSARAMMEFLKEEGFTVTQPVSYLDTAYVAEYGSGHPIIAILAEFDALSGLSQELDAAEKKPRPGCTTGHGCGHCLLGTAAVGAGLLLRDYLKAHPGAGTVRVYGCPAEEGGSGKTYMAREGCFDDVDAAFTWHPATQNSVATGSNQANIQAAFTFTGRAAHAAGAPQNGRSALDAVELMDVGVNYMREHMADYERVHYAILDTGGVSPNVVQPTAEVLYLIRSKTNAETKKLYDRVVNIAKGAALMTETTVSVRFDKAVSNLVRNDVLAKLMYDTMVEVGAPKRTEAEKAYYDKFQATVPEFNVIHDPGMTPVPDPTILEELISKDRYGEFIVPFMPNSITMMGSSDVGDVSYVTPTAQMYAATFPVGTSAHTWQWVAEGQSSTALKGCFYAAKVMAESARKAMEQPQLIADAKAELKKRLHGEKYVCPIPPEIMPTKYAK from the coding sequence ATGAGTGAATATCTGCCTGAAGCGTATGAGGAAAAATTGAAGGCTCTCAACAAGACCATCTGGGAAGCGGCGGAATTAAAGTTTGCTGAAAAAAAGTCTGCCCGTGCTATGATGGAATTCCTGAAAGAGGAAGGATTCACGGTGACGCAGCCCGTTTCTTACCTTGATACGGCCTATGTCGCAGAATATGGCAGCGGTCATCCGATTATTGCCATCTTGGCTGAATTTGATGCACTTTCCGGGCTCAGCCAGGAACTGGATGCGGCAGAAAAGAAACCCCGTCCGGGCTGCACTACCGGCCACGGATGCGGACATTGCCTCCTGGGGACGGCTGCAGTGGGGGCGGGCCTTCTGCTCCGGGATTATTTAAAAGCTCATCCGGGCGCCGGCACGGTTCGTGTCTATGGGTGCCCTGCCGAAGAAGGCGGCAGCGGCAAGACGTATATGGCCCGGGAAGGCTGCTTTGATGATGTGGATGCGGCTTTCACCTGGCACCCTGCAACTCAGAACAGTGTGGCTACAGGCAGTAACCAGGCTAATATTCAGGCAGCGTTTACCTTTACGGGACGGGCTGCTCATGCGGCAGGGGCACCCCAAAATGGACGTAGTGCCCTGGATGCCGTGGAACTGATGGACGTAGGCGTCAATTATATGCGGGAACATATGGCGGATTATGAACGCGTCCATTATGCAATCCTTGATACCGGCGGTGTGTCTCCGAATGTAGTTCAGCCTACGGCTGAGGTACTCTATCTTATTCGGTCGAAGACGAACGCTGAAACCAAAAAATTGTATGACCGCGTTGTCAATATTGCCAAGGGTGCAGCGTTAATGACAGAAACGACGGTATCCGTCCGCTTTGATAAAGCTGTTTCCAATCTCGTCCGGAATGATGTACTGGCGAAATTGATGTATGATACGATGGTTGAAGTCGGGGCTCCGAAGCGTACCGAGGCCGAAAAAGCTTATTACGACAAATTCCAGGCAACTGTGCCGGAATTCAACGTGATTCATGATCCCGGCATGACGCCGGTGCCGGATCCGACGATTTTGGAAGAACTGATCAGTAAGGATCGGTACGGAGAATTTATCGTGCCGTTCATGCCCAACTCAATTACCATGATGGGCTCCTCCGATGTGGGCGACGTCAGCTATGTGACGCCAACAGCCCAGATGTATGCGGCTACTTTCCCGGTCGGGACCAGTGCCCATACCTGGCAGTGGGTGGCAGAAGGGCAGAGCAGTACGGCGCTCAAGGGGTGCTTCTACGCTGCTAAAGTGATGGCAGAAAGCGCCCGTAAGGCAATGGAACAACCGCAGCTGATTGCCGATGCCAAAGCAGAGCTGAAAAAGCGGCTGCACGGTGAGAAATATGTTTGCCCGATTCCTCCTGAGATTATGCCTACGAAATACGCTAAGTAA
- a CDS encoding IS3 family transposase, with translation MTRNRKQYEAIQEVCEENGASVQKCCAILHVSPSAYYSWRKTPLSLNELINKGICCHILRLHIKYPEAGYRMMADKLREECNIDISDKRCYRLFRKLHIHSQIKWRPKGCTHSRVGKNSPRKAENVLNRKFHADMPDQKWVTDVSEFRLNIPGPVSGTYIVKHLYLSAILDLYDHRIVSYAMSDRNDTPLVMETFRKAFKQNPNAHPLVHTDQGFQYTSNEYLEMAEQYNLTRSMSRTGRCLDNAPMEGFWGMLKRERIYMHTYYSIEELEWDIRDYILYYNTKRTQRKLMRMSPMAFHNFYASAV, from the coding sequence TTGACTCGTAATCGTAAGCAGTATGAAGCGATTCAAGAGGTTTGCGAGGAAAATGGGGCTTCCGTGCAAAAGTGTTGTGCTATCCTGCACGTTTCCCCCTCTGCCTACTATAGCTGGCGCAAGACGCCCCTTAGCCTGAATGAGCTCATAAACAAGGGGATCTGCTGCCATATTCTCAGGCTTCATATTAAATATCCTGAAGCGGGATACCGCATGATGGCTGATAAATTAAGGGAAGAATGCAACATCGATATCTCTGATAAACGGTGTTACCGTCTTTTTCGTAAGCTGCATATTCATTCCCAGATTAAATGGAGACCAAAAGGCTGCACCCATAGCCGTGTAGGCAAGAACAGTCCACGCAAAGCAGAGAACGTACTGAACAGGAAATTCCATGCAGACATGCCTGACCAGAAGTGGGTGACAGATGTATCCGAATTCCGGCTTAACATTCCAGGCCCTGTCAGTGGAACTTATATTGTTAAACATCTCTATTTAAGCGCGATTTTAGATCTATATGACCATAGAATTGTATCCTATGCGATGAGTGACCGTAATGATACACCTCTTGTTATGGAGACTTTCAGGAAAGCCTTCAAACAGAATCCCAATGCACATCCATTGGTCCATACAGACCAGGGTTTTCAATATACAAGCAATGAATATCTGGAAATGGCAGAACAGTACAACTTAACAAGAAGTATGTCCAGAACCGGCAGATGCCTTGATAATGCCCCAATGGAAGGGTTCTGGGGAATGTTAAAGCGGGAAAGAATCTATATGCATACATACTACAGTATCGAAGAACTGGAGTGGGATATCCGGGATTACATTCTATATTACAATACAAAGAGAACTCAACGTAAACTGATGAGAATGTCCCCGATGGCGTTCCACAATTTCTATGCCAGTGCTGTTTAA
- a CDS encoding transposase produces the protein MVKSNNKFISPEIKLNAVKDILEHRSNTYQVAKKLGIRRQNVSVWVMNYKNEGAEAFSPKKGKKTYPLSLMENAVKDYLNGKGSYIQICKKYKIRSPRVLADWVKHYNIHGELDSYAYQERCDKSMKGKASTLEERCKIVKECLESNRDYRSVAEKYGYSYRQVYNWVKRYEKDGNSGLANHQGRPKKKPMDPSHKETKDEELVRLRQKVKDLELEILLLKKLDELTKRNRFR, from the coding sequence ATGGTAAAGAGCAATAATAAATTCATCTCTCCTGAGATTAAACTTAACGCTGTCAAAGATATCCTTGAACACAGATCCAACACCTACCAAGTGGCTAAAAAGCTTGGTATCCGGCGGCAGAACGTTTCTGTTTGGGTAATGAATTACAAGAACGAGGGTGCAGAAGCCTTTTCCCCGAAAAAGGGAAAGAAAACCTATCCCCTTTCCCTTATGGAAAATGCCGTTAAGGATTATCTGAATGGTAAAGGCAGCTACATTCAAATCTGTAAGAAATACAAGATCCGTTCCCCCAGGGTTCTTGCAGACTGGGTTAAGCATTATAATATTCATGGAGAATTAGATTCTTACGCTTATCAAGAGAGATGTGATAAATCCATGAAAGGTAAGGCAAGTACCCTTGAAGAACGCTGCAAAATCGTCAAGGAATGTCTGGAATCCAACCGTGATTACCGTTCTGTAGCCGAAAAATACGGTTATTCCTATCGTCAGGTCTACAACTGGGTTAAACGCTACGAAAAGGACGGGAATTCAGGACTGGCCAACCATCAGGGTAGACCCAAGAAGAAGCCGATGGATCCTTCCCACAAGGAAACAAAAGATGAGGAACTGGTGCGCCTGAGACAAAAAGTCAAGGATCTCGAATTGGAGATTTTGCTTCTAAAAAAACTGGACGAGTTGACGAAAAGGAATCGCTTTCGTTGA
- a CDS encoding L-lactate dehydrogenase produces the protein MSKAINMRKIAIIGTGMVGSTSAYTIMEQGLFSEIVLVNAHRERAEGEAMDINHAMTFLSPMNIYAGGYDDIMDAAIIVITAGASQKVGETRLDLVKKNAAILGTIVPEIAKRDYQGILLIVSNPVDILTHVALKLSGFPRNRVFGSGTVLDTARLKYLIGEHLNVDYRGVQSYIIGEHGDSEIPVWSSAYVSGIPLNTFCEIRGFHEHQASMHRLAQSVKDSAYEIIKRKKATYYGIAMAVRYICSAIVRNERSVLPVSCYLEGEYGLNDVTLSVPAIIGQTGIQKILPFSLNEEESAALHESARILKETADSLDLK, from the coding sequence ATGTCAAAAGCCATCAATATGCGGAAAATTGCCATCATCGGAACCGGTATGGTCGGTTCTACCAGTGCCTATACGATTATGGAACAGGGATTGTTCTCGGAAATCGTTCTCGTCAATGCACACAGGGAACGTGCCGAAGGCGAAGCCATGGATATCAACCATGCCATGACTTTCCTCTCTCCAATGAATATCTATGCAGGCGGCTATGATGATATCATGGACGCCGCCATCATTGTCATCACGGCCGGTGCCAGTCAGAAGGTCGGAGAAACGCGTCTGGATCTGGTAAAGAAAAATGCGGCCATCCTGGGTACGATTGTCCCGGAAATTGCGAAACGGGATTATCAGGGAATTCTCCTTATCGTCTCCAATCCGGTAGATATCCTGACCCATGTGGCTTTGAAGCTTTCCGGCTTCCCCCGCAATCGTGTCTTCGGTTCCGGCACAGTGCTGGATACGGCGCGCCTGAAGTACCTCATCGGAGAACACCTCAACGTTGATTACCGCGGTGTCCAGTCTTATATCATCGGGGAGCACGGCGACAGCGAAATTCCAGTCTGGAGCAGTGCTTATGTTTCCGGTATCCCCCTCAACACGTTCTGCGAAATCCGCGGCTTCCATGAACATCAGGCCTCTATGCACCGCCTGGCCCAATCCGTCAAGGACAGTGCCTACGAAATCATCAAACGCAAAAAAGCCACTTATTACGGCATTGCCATGGCCGTGCGTTATATCTGTTCCGCCATTGTCCGGAATGAGAGAAGCGTACTGCCGGTCTCCTGCTACCTGGAAGGCGAATACGGCCTCAATGACGTCACACTGAGCGTGCCTGCTATTATCGGCCAGACCGGCATTCAAAAGATCCTGCCTTTTTCCCTCAACGAAGAAGAAAGTGCAGCTCTGCATGAATCGGCACGCATTCTGAAAGAAACGGCCGACAGCCTGGATTTGAAGTAG
- the murI gene encoding glutamate racemase gives MNKSQPIGVIDSGVGGMTVLKWLQEKMPHEHFIFIGDTARTPYGDRSREEIIKFVSEMTDYLERRHIKELVVACNTITVLGTDVIRGSHDFGVIGMDKGSRMVEGVTKNNLVGFMATDFTVSTGAHKAEIERLDPEVKVFGQGCPKLVPLIENGEFHTPAVKAAVKEYVDLLKQHHVDTVLLSCTHYPFLQDEIQAAFGSGVTILDPAEMTTADAMEDLKEKDLLNPDGDGRADVCFTADLERAKGLAAHMLDMNRCDFHLIDLKK, from the coding sequence ATGAACAAATCGCAACCTATCGGCGTCATCGATTCCGGCGTTGGCGGCATGACCGTACTGAAATGGCTGCAGGAAAAGATGCCCCATGAGCACTTCATTTTCATAGGAGATACAGCAAGGACTCCATATGGTGATCGTTCTCGTGAAGAGATTATCAAGTTTGTCAGTGAGATGACGGACTATCTGGAACGCAGGCATATCAAAGAGCTGGTCGTGGCCTGTAATACCATTACCGTCCTTGGTACCGATGTCATCCGTGGTTCACACGATTTCGGCGTCATTGGCATGGACAAAGGTTCCCGTATGGTAGAAGGCGTCACAAAGAATAATCTTGTGGGCTTTATGGCGACGGATTTTACAGTTTCTACGGGAGCCCACAAAGCTGAGATTGAGCGGCTTGATCCGGAAGTCAAGGTATTCGGGCAAGGCTGCCCCAAGCTTGTGCCGCTGATTGAAAACGGTGAGTTCCATACGCCTGCGGTCAAAGCTGCAGTGAAGGAGTATGTAGATTTACTGAAACAGCATCATGTGGATACGGTGCTGCTGTCTTGTACGCATTATCCTTTTCTTCAGGATGAAATCCAGGCAGCTTTTGGCAGCGGAGTGACGATTCTCGATCCCGCGGAAATGACAACAGCGGATGCTATGGAAGACTTGAAGGAAAAAGATTTGCTGAATCCGGATGGTGACGGCCGCGCCGATGTCTGCTTCACGGCGGATCTTGAACGGGCAAAAGGTCTGGCTGCCCATATGCTGGACATGAATCGCTGCGATTTCCATCTGATTGATTTAAAAAAATAA
- a CDS encoding TIGR00730 family Rossman fold protein, which yields MNITVYCGSSFGNRDSYRAAAQELGQWIGSQGHTLVFGGGKIGLMGTLADAVLASGGRVIGVIPEFLHTPEKTHTGLTALYTVPSMAQRKAKMIELGEAFIALPGGPGTLEEISEVISLRRLGKTDAPCFFYNVDGYYDLMETFFQQINDREFLAYPYTEIVHFPTSLAELAAHLPAKSGNS from the coding sequence ATGAATATTACAGTATACTGCGGTTCTTCTTTCGGCAATCGGGACAGTTACCGGGCAGCGGCTCAGGAGCTTGGCCAATGGATAGGCTCGCAGGGACATACCCTGGTTTTCGGCGGCGGAAAAATTGGCCTGATGGGGACGCTGGCAGATGCAGTGCTCGCTTCCGGCGGAAGGGTCATTGGTGTGATTCCTGAGTTTCTGCATACGCCGGAAAAAACACATACAGGCCTTACTGCTCTCTATACGGTGCCTTCCATGGCACAGCGCAAGGCGAAGATGATTGAGCTGGGGGAGGCTTTTATCGCGCTTCCGGGCGGCCCGGGTACTTTGGAAGAAATCTCAGAGGTAATTTCGCTGCGCCGCCTGGGAAAGACCGACGCACCCTGTTTCTTTTATAATGTGGACGGGTATTATGACCTGATGGAAACCTTTTTCCAACAGATTAATGACCGGGAATTCCTGGCGTATCCTTATACCGAAATCGTGCACTTCCCGACTTCACTTGCGGAACTTGCGGCACACCTTCCTGCAAAGAGTGGAAATTCGTGA
- a CDS encoding IS1182 family transposase — translation MQKNKPTQKDYTKIGSSYQLFLPLNFEVQIPNDDPVRLVRAMVEGMDVKALYDTYSHVENKLTSPIQLLEIVIYACMEGIRGSRKIEQSCKRDTHFMFLLDGKKAPDNATIARFCSLHLKPCIKKLMIQMDKWLLARGFITLDSLFIDGTKIESVANKYKFVWKNRVLGSQNKLIEKLEQLVPEIEERFGIKVCYGNTFHIRHLKKLLKKLLVIKRAEGIEFVHGCGKRKTILQKYYEILANYLKRLKVYTKQLHICGERNSFAKTDPDATFMRMKEDAMLNGALKPGYNVQYANNSGFTLFADVSAHPTDMRTLIPFLEGFEAHFGQKFANIVADAGYESEENLVWLKKNQYTSYIKPNNYERSKRKKYKNDIGKAENMTYLPDQDMYICKGRRLLKVSKVTQVKNRSGYVSEKTYYECKDCSGCPYKEQCIHGNNCRTPMEKRNKKLVVSKNFAALRAESLKNITSEYGKELRMNRSIQAEGAFADLKDSLNVRRLETRGKGNALVTVGICAMARNVLKVHHKVQDGKEDLHLYPLKKEA, via the coding sequence ATGCAAAAAAACAAACCTACACAAAAGGATTATACAAAAATTGGTAGTTCTTATCAACTTTTTCTTCCTCTAAATTTTGAAGTACAAATCCCTAATGACGATCCTGTTCGCTTGGTGCGTGCCATGGTAGAAGGGATGGATGTAAAGGCATTGTATGACACGTATTCTCATGTCGAGAATAAATTAACGTCACCAATTCAGCTGCTGGAAATCGTCATTTATGCATGTATGGAAGGAATTCGTGGTTCGCGTAAGATAGAGCAATCCTGTAAAAGAGACACTCATTTCATGTTTCTCTTAGATGGGAAAAAAGCTCCGGATAATGCAACCATTGCAAGATTTTGTTCCCTCCATCTAAAACCATGTATCAAGAAACTCATGATTCAGATGGATAAATGGCTGCTGGCTCGCGGTTTCATCACTCTGGATAGCCTGTTCATCGATGGGACAAAAATTGAATCTGTGGCAAACAAGTACAAATTTGTTTGGAAAAACAGAGTCTTAGGCAGCCAGAACAAACTCATAGAGAAACTGGAGCAACTGGTTCCCGAAATCGAGGAACGTTTCGGAATCAAGGTCTGTTACGGAAACACTTTCCACATCCGTCATTTAAAGAAGCTCCTAAAAAAACTGCTTGTCATAAAGCGGGCTGAGGGAATCGAGTTTGTTCACGGATGTGGGAAAAGAAAGACCATTCTACAGAAGTACTATGAGATTTTAGCTAACTATCTCAAACGGCTTAAGGTGTATACGAAGCAGCTTCACATCTGTGGGGAACGGAACAGCTTTGCCAAAACAGACCCGGATGCTACCTTTATGAGGATGAAAGAAGATGCCATGCTTAATGGCGCCTTAAAGCCGGGATACAATGTCCAATATGCAAACAATTCCGGTTTTACCTTGTTTGCAGATGTGAGTGCACATCCCACAGATATGCGGACACTCATTCCTTTTCTTGAAGGATTTGAAGCCCACTTCGGTCAGAAATTTGCAAACATTGTAGCCGATGCAGGCTATGAAAGCGAAGAGAACTTGGTCTGGCTGAAGAAGAATCAGTATACTTCATATATCAAGCCTAACAATTATGAAAGAAGCAAGAGGAAAAAGTATAAGAACGACATCGGCAAAGCAGAAAACATGACATATTTGCCTGATCAAGACATGTATATCTGTAAAGGTAGGAGACTGCTGAAAGTCAGCAAAGTAACCCAGGTAAAGAACCGGTCGGGATATGTGTCAGAGAAAACATATTACGAATGTAAGGACTGCAGCGGTTGTCCCTACAAGGAACAGTGCATCCATGGGAACAATTGCAGGACACCTATGGAGAAAAGAAACAAGAAATTAGTGGTCTCGAAGAATTTTGCTGCATTGAGGGCAGAATCCCTGAAGAACATTACTTCCGAATATGGTAAGGAACTGAGGATGAACCGCAGTATACAGGCAGAAGGAGCCTTTGCGGATCTCAAGGATTCATTAAACGTCAGAAGATTAGAAACCCGAGGCAAAGGAAATGCCCTGGTAACAGTGGGAATATGTGCCATGGCACGGAATGTCCTGAAGGTCCATCACAAAGTTCAAGACGGCAAAGAGGATTTGCACTTATATCCGCTGAAAAAAGAGGCCTAA
- a CDS encoding ISL3 family transposase — protein MSFTNYTIQNNAECQDVFYNVFMPEDPFDDSQEIVICSEKKYTDFCCPKCGQKMYSYEPFSTYLKSFPAYPEHTRIIRFEGHRFRCSCCHATITEPTPFKYPGTRITMRASLWIETLLRNGIPANAIAKMSGIHWSTIRYVHKQLMDESLDKYEMELELTSYRPRFLAIDEFAIHKGHTYATCVMDLATGYILWVGRGRAIADFEHFFKEYDQTKLTEVKAVAMDMNASYNKLVQEHLPQAKVVYDRYHMQAQFGKEVLGVVRLDEARMHRDKARDMQEALKDASNEDKPVLKERISEEKKNYRTLKKVRWPLLTNEDKLNPKGKEALQDIFAEHEDLAICYSMKEEMIALYELRDYDKALAGWKRWFEAALGSGIPALVRFAKIKLPRIDGLVNHALYPINTGKLEGFNNKIKVAKRRAYGYRDDEYFFTLIRYLSIPTVRGILPKKP, from the coding sequence ATGTCCTTTACTAATTACACTATTCAAAATAATGCAGAATGTCAAGATGTCTTTTACAATGTCTTCATGCCGGAAGACCCTTTTGATGACAGCCAGGAGATTGTTATTTGCAGTGAAAAGAAATATACCGACTTCTGTTGTCCTAAATGTGGTCAGAAAATGTATTCTTACGAGCCATTTTCCACCTACTTGAAAAGCTTCCCTGCGTATCCTGAGCATACCAGGATAATCCGCTTTGAAGGGCATCGCTTCCGTTGCTCCTGCTGCCATGCAACCATCACTGAGCCTACTCCCTTTAAATATCCCGGAACTCGCATTACCATGAGGGCTTCCCTTTGGATTGAGACGCTGCTTCGTAATGGAATCCCTGCCAATGCAATTGCTAAGATGTCAGGAATTCACTGGAGCACGATTCGCTATGTCCACAAACAGCTCATGGATGAATCTCTCGATAAATATGAAATGGAATTGGAGCTGACCTCTTACAGGCCCCGTTTCCTGGCCATCGATGAGTTTGCTATCCATAAGGGACACACTTATGCCACTTGCGTCATGGATTTAGCGACAGGTTATATTCTCTGGGTTGGCAGAGGTCGGGCGATAGCTGACTTCGAGCATTTCTTCAAGGAATATGATCAGACGAAGCTGACAGAGGTCAAGGCAGTCGCCATGGATATGAACGCTTCCTACAACAAGCTGGTACAAGAACATCTGCCGCAAGCTAAGGTCGTGTATGATCGTTACCACATGCAGGCTCAATTCGGGAAGGAAGTATTAGGTGTAGTAAGACTTGATGAGGCCAGAATGCATAGGGATAAAGCCAGAGACATGCAAGAAGCATTAAAAGACGCAAGCAATGAAGACAAGCCGGTTTTAAAAGAGCGGATATCCGAGGAAAAGAAGAACTACCGCACATTGAAGAAAGTCCGCTGGCCGTTACTCACCAATGAAGATAAGCTGAATCCTAAGGGCAAAGAAGCGTTGCAGGACATCTTTGCAGAGCACGAGGATCTGGCAATATGTTATTCCATGAAGGAAGAGATGATAGCCCTCTATGAATTAAGGGACTATGACAAGGCTCTTGCAGGATGGAAGCGCTGGTTTGAAGCAGCACTGGGCAGCGGGATTCCGGCCCTGGTTAGGTTTGCTAAGATAAAGCTGCCAAGAATAGACGGACTGGTGAACCATGCCCTGTACCCGATAAACACAGGGAAGCTTGAAGGCTTCAACAACAAGATTAAAGTGGCAAAAAGAAGAGCGTACGGATACAGAGATGATGAGTACTTTTTCACGTTAATTCGCTACCTCTCAATTCCGACCGTAAGGGGTATACTCCCGAAAAAACCGTGA